GCGATGACCGCGCATGCGATGGCTTCGGATCGCCGCCAATGTCTTGATTCGGGTTGCAGCGACTATGTCAGCAAGCCGGTGATGCTGGAACAGTTGTTAACGACCATCCGGCGCAACTTGCCCGCGACCGCCGTGACGCCGGACGAGTCGCCCCTGCAGCCGACAGTCGATCGGTCTGAAGAAATCGCCGAGCACTCGCCGACCAGCGACCAGCCGCTCGTCTCCGACGTGCTTCCTTCGCTGGCGATGCTCGCGCCGGTGGTGGATCAATTTGTCATCACGCTGCCGGAATCGCTTTCGGACATTTTAAAGGCGGCCGAAAACGCCGATTGGGCGAAGGTCGAAATGCTGGCGCATCGCTTGCGAGGCGCCAGCGGAGGCTGCGGTTTCCGGTCGCTCTACGAAATTGCTAGTGCGATGGAAGAATCGGCGCGATCGCAAAAACAAACGCCGAGCCCCGATCGCGGCGCAGCGATTTTGACCGATCATGAGCGACTCTTCAAAATGTTGCCGCGTTTGGAAGATTCGACCGGCAATCGGCCGCACGCTGCGAACCCCAGCATCTAAGTTGGCGTCCCCAAAATTACCGTAGTTTTTTGGGCCTGCTAGCGGACGAAACCGCCTGTCGAGGGGAGTACGCTGCAGACTCGCTCTAGGAGGCGCAGCGTCAGCCCTTTATACTGCCACTCTACGGCGGTTTCGGCTTTCAGACGTCCTTTGTTTCGACGCCGGCCGACGACGCCAGACGCGTGTTCTTCTAAGAATGACAGGTCCATGCTCGAGGTTCATCTTCCTGACGGCAACGTAAAATCTTACGACATCGCAATCACTCCCATGGACGTCGCCGCCGACATTGGCGCTGGCCTCGCAAAGGCTACGTTGGCGGCCCAAATCGACGGACAGACCGTCGGGTTTGACGCCCCGCTGCCGACCGAGGGCTCGGTCAATCTGCGGCTGCTGACCAACAAAGACAAAGAAGCGCTCGGCGTGATGCGACACAGCTGCGCCCATATCATGGCCCGCGCCGTCATGCGTCTGTTTGACGGCGTGCAGCTCGCCTTCGGCCCGACCATCGAAGGGGGGTTCTACTACGACTTTGATCTCGAGCATAAGTTGACCGCGGAAGACTTCCCGGCAATTGAAGCGGAGATGAAGAAGATCATCAAAGAGAACGAGCCGTTTGAGCGAATCGAAGAGTCGCGGGAAGGCGCGTTAGCGGTCGTCAAAGATATCGACCAGCATTACAAGATCGAACATATCGAAACCGGCTTGTCGGGTCACGATACCTTGTCGTTTTATCGTCAGGGAGAGTTCATCGATCTCTGTCGCGGCCCCCACGTTCCTCGTCCCAAGTCGATCGGCGCGTACAAGCTCCTCTCGGTCGCCGGCGCCTACTGGAAGGGAAGCTCCGACAACAAGCAACTGCAGCGCGTTTATGCGACGGCGTTCTTCAACAAAGATGACCTGGCCGCTCATCTCGAGAAGCTGGAAGAAGCGAAACGCCGCGACCATCGCACTTTGGGCAAACAGCTCGAACTGTTCGCGATCAATCCGCTGGTCGGCCAAGGGCTGATCTTGTGGCTCCCCAAGGGCGCCGTCGTGCGACAACAATTGACCGACTTCGTTTCGGAGCAATTGAAGAAGCACGAATACGAATCGGTGTATACCCCGAACATCGGCAAGGTCGATCTTTACAAGACCTCAGGGCACTATCCTTACTACAAAGAGAGCCAATTCCCGCCGATCCACGTTTCGGATGACGAAGAATATCTTCTCAAGCCGATGAACTGCCCGCATCACATCATGATCTACAAGAACCGGCCGCGCAGTTATCGCGAGTTGCCGGTCCGCTTGTCGGAATTCGGCACCGTCTATCGCTACGAGCAATCGGGCGAGTTGAACGGCATGACTCGCGTCCGCGGGTTCTGTCAGGATGACGCCCATATCTTCTGCATGGAAGAGCAGGTCGAAGAAGAGTTCCGCAAGTGCATCGAGATGACCCAGTATGTGCTGAACAGCCTGGGGCTGACCGACTATCGCGTGCGACTTGGTTTCCGCGATCCTGATAACGGCAAGTATGTCGGCAATTCCAAAGTTTGGGATCGGGCCGAGCAGTCGCTGGTTTCGGTTTGCAAAAACATGGGAATCGACGCCGTCGCCGAAGCCGGTGAAGCCGCCTTCTATGGTCCCAAGGCCGACTTTGTCGTCAACGATTGTCTTGGTCGCGAGTGGCAACTCGGCACCGTGCAGTTGGACTACAACTTGCCCAGCACCGAACGCTTCGCGCTAGAGTACGTTGGCGCCGATAATCAGATGCACCGCCCGGTGATGATTCACCGAGCTCCGTTCGGCTCGCTCGAACGTTTCATGGGCGTGCTGATCGAGCATTTCGCGGGCGCCTTTCCGCTGTGGCTCGCGCCCGAGCAAGTACGCGTGCTGGTCGTCAGTCAGAAGTTTGAAGAATACGCTCGCAAAGTCGAAGCCGAACTCAAGCAGGCGGGCTTCCGCGTCAAAGGGGACTATCGCCCTGAAAAAATCGGCTCCAAAATTCGGGACGCCCAGCTGGAACTGATCCCATACATGTTTGTCATCGGCGGACGCGAAATGGAGACCGAATCGGTCGCCGTCCGCGATCGCATTGATGGCGATCTGGGATCAATGAAAGTCGCCGAGGCGATCGATAAGCTAAAGCAGGAAGTCGCCGAACGCAAAGTGCGTCAGGTCTTTACCGGTTCCGCCGGATTAGGAACTGCGGCTACCGGCACGACCGACGAATATTGATCGCCCGTCAAGCAACACGATATTTAAAACAAAAACGCTGACCAGATGGTCGGCGTTTTTTACTTCGAACTAGCGTTCCGCCCTCTCTAAATATTGGGCGCCCGAAAATTTAGAGAGGACGGAACGCTAGTCGAAATCGCCGCGGTTCACGGCGCCTATCGCCGGTTTAGCAGGGGACGCTTGCTCGCTGGGAACTTCGATATCGGTGCAGGTAACGCTCGAAAGACTGCTCCCAGCAAACTCGCCGTTCTCCAATCCCATTTCATTCGCAAATTGCATCTCTTCGGTGGGATCCTCTTGGATCACCCCCAAGAGCGCCCCGAAGTCGAGCAAGGAAGTACTGACAAATCGCCCAGGCCCCAACAGTATGCTCCATGTTCGTAGAGAGCGATTGTAATTGTCCGAATAGCGAAACGGATTGTTGACAAGTCCGCCAAGATAGCCCACATCGTTATTGTTGGGCCGAGGGACGATAAAGAAGGCGATTCCCACATAGATCAACTCAACGCCAGCGATGATCGCGAGTCGCGATACCAGCGAATCGGGGAGGTACGGCTGTCGAAAGAGCCAATAGCCAGCGCCCCCCAACATCGCCAGGGAGACGATCATTTTGAACGTCACTACGGCGATGCTGCGCTGCGGTACGTACTTGGTATTCACCTCAATCGCGCCGTAGCCGCTGCCCGAGCTCGGTAAGGACAAACCGTAAAAGGTGTCAAATATCCACATGAGCTACGCACCTTAATCGAACAATGCCGCCGAAGGAAAAGAGTCATCTCAAACCTAGCATTTGACGAGGGAGGACCGAGACTCCTGGCGTGATCCTCTGCGATACGAAGTGAGATCCATGCCGTTTTGTACGGGTTATGGTGATTTTCGGGTAAACCTGCCCATGAATTTTCGTAGCCAAGGGAGCTCTGCATTTTCTATACTAGAAGAAAAGGGCCTCTGCGGATCTTCCTTTTGGAGCCGAACCATGTATGCCAAAACACGGATTCAACGAACTCGAGAAGCGGTCAAGTGGGCTTTCCTACTCGCGGCCGCCGGCATGATGATGGCGATCGCCTGGCAGGTGGTCGGCGGCGGGTGGTGACCCTCGTCGGAGCTATGTCTAGCGGCGACGTCTTCTTTGAACGCCAGCGATTAAAACTGGTCGTGCGGGGACTCCACTTTTTTGGTGGAACCGTTAGAGTTGCGGTAGGTATTTAATCCGCAACTAAAGAATTTGGCATGACGCGACCAATCGCATTTCATACCGGCAAATGGATCCCGCTCTCCGAACTTTCCGTCCCGATCGATGACCTTGGCTTCGTCATGGGGACGACGATCGTCGAGCAGCTGCGAACATTCGGCGGAAAAGTATTTCGGCTCGAGCAACACCTGGCGCGACTTCGCGACAGTCTGGCGATTGTGGGACTTGAGATCCCCTATACCGACGCCGACTTGTCCCAAGTGGTCCAAGAGATCGTCGCCCACAACCATCCGCTGCTGGCTCCGGGAGATGACTTGGGGGTTGCAATGTTTATTACCCCGGGAAGCATGGATCACCCGGGAAAATCCCCCATGGTTTGCATTCATTCTCGCCCGATTGCGTTTGGCGGGTTCGCCAGCAAGTTTGTCGCCGGTCAGGCGTTGGTCGTCCCGCCAACTCGGCAAACGCCGGTCGAATGTTGGCCGCGGCAACTCAAGGTCCGTTCGCGGGTTCACTATTACCTGGCCGATCTCGAAGCGCAGAAAATCGAAGCGAAATCGCGCGCCGTCTTGTTGGATCTAGATGGTCACGTCATGGAAGCGACGACCGCCAATCTGGTCGTTCATTTCGCGGGAGAAGGATTGGTCGCACCCCCGCGTGACTTGGTTTTGCCAGGGATTAGTATCGCCGCGCTGGAAGACTACGCGCGGCAACTGGGGATCGCCTACAACCAGCGGCCGATGACGCCGGCCGACGTGGCGCGAGCGGACGAGATATTACTGACCAGCACGTCGCCGTGCGTGCTTCCTTGTCATCGCTGGAACGGCAAACAGGTCGGCAGCGGCAAGCCGGGTCCGGTGTTTGAGCGTCTGATTTCGGCGTGGGGCGAATCGGTCGGACTCGACATTCGCGCCCAAGCCGCCCAATTTGCACGGCGAGATTGATTTTTCCGATTTTTCCACTGCGAAAACGGTCCTCGTCGTCCGCCGCGTCGGCGAGTACAATGCGGTGTTCTGACATCCCTCTGTTGTCCTCTAGGGCGAACCAAAACGATGGACCGCGATACGATCGACCGTGCCGAAACGATACGTCAACGTTTGACGCAGCTTCAGGACAGTCTTTGACTACGCCTCTAAAAAAGAGACGCTGACGGCGACCGAAGCGAAAATGGCTGCGCCCGACTTTTGGGATAATCAAGAGATCGCACAAACCGTCGTCGGCCAGTTGAAATCGCTGAAGTCGATCCTGGAACCGCTGGATGCATGCGCCGGCGCCGTGGGCGATCTTGACGCGATGCTTGAAATGGCGGAAGAGGATGACTCGTTCGACGCCGAAGCGAAAGCCGAAGTCGCACGACTCGAATCGGAGCTGGATCAGCTCGAGCTCAAGGCGCTGCTCAACGGTCAGCATGACGCCTGCGGCGCGCTGGTGTCGATTCATGCGCGGGATGGGGGAACGGACGCCAACGACTGGGCCGAGATGTTGTTGCGGATGTATTCGCACTGGGCCGCCGAGAACGACTATACCGTCGAATTGATCGACCGCGCCGACAACGAAGAAGCCGGCATCAACAGCGCCACGTTCGCGGTTCGCGGCGTCATGGCGTACGGCTACTTAAAAGGGGAGAGCGGAATGCATCGTCTGGTGCGGATCAGCCCGTTCAACTCAGAAGGGAAACGCCAAACCAGCTTTGCGGCGGTCGACGTATCTCCCGAAATCCCCGACAGTGAAGAAGTCGAGATCAATGAAGAAGATGTCCGTATCGACACCTACCGCGCCAGCGGCGCCGGTGGGCAACACGTCAACAAAACGGATAGCGCTATTCGATTGACGCATATCCCGACCGGTGTCGTCGTCCAGTGCCAGAACGAACGCAGCCAGCATAAAAACCGGGCTCAGGCGTGGAAAATGCTGCGTTCGCGAATTGCAAGAATTGAAGAAGAACGACGCGAAGCGGAAGAGGCAGCCCGTTACAAAACGCAAGCCAAGGTCGGCTTCGGTTCGCAAATCCGCAACTATTTCTTGCATCCCGATCAACGCGTAAAAGACGCGCGGACCGGGCACTATGTCGGCAGTTTTCATGCGGTGATGGATGGGGATATTCAAGGCTTTCTCGACGCTTACCTGCGCTGGCGCGTCGGCCAAGGGGATAAAGAAGGAAAATAGGAACGATCATGTCCAGTGAGAGTGACATTCAATTTGTCGACGCGATCGATTCGAACGGTCGCGGTCTCTTCGTCAGCTTTCCGCGCCGCGGCGATCGGTTTGGTCATGTCGTCTCGACCGTTGCAGGCGACGAAATCCTCCCTTGCCTGGTTTCGTTGGAAGGAGACGACGCCGAAGAGTGGCCCGATAGTCCGCCGATTCAGCAATTAAGCATCGAACAACGCTCGACTGGCGCAGTCGCGCTTGGCGTTGGACAGGCCGGCAAAAGCCACTGGTCGGTCACGGTTGAAACGTTCGCCGCAGAACGCCGTATCGAGTTTCACGTCGCTTGCCGGATGAAGATCCATCCTGCGCAGATCAGCAGTCGCTACGCCAGCTTGCTTGGCGATGCCGTCGAACCAAGTCACGTCGACGCCTACACATGGAGTTGGGCCGCAGGCGACATGCGACTTCTGGTGCGACAATCGCTGTTTGATCACTATCCAGCGCCAGAATTTCCGGCGAAGTCATCCGGCTTTGAAATCAACGCAGCTGTCGATCAAATGCCGTTTCCGAAGACGATCGAGTGGCGTTATTCTTTTCAACTCGCGTAAAGCGAGTAGTATCCACGCGATACGGTTAGATGACCCGAAAGCTCAAGTCCTCGCAGTTGCTGCTCCAGGTATTGAACGCGCTGCGCTTCGGCGGTGCGAGCCAACAGCTCTTCTTTTTTGATCGGCTTCGAGAGAAAGTCGTTTGCGCCGGCGTTCAAAGCGAGCTCTAGCGCACTCGAGCTTTGATGCGCCGAGACCATCATGATGAACGGCCGTCGATCTTGCTGAACGTACCGAATATGCCGGACGAAATCGACTCCCGCCGCGTCTGGTAATTCCCAATCGCAGAAGACGAGATCCGGTTCGAACTCGTCAAACAATATCAGCGCTTGCTTGCAGTTCTCCGCGGTGCGCGTTTCGAAGCCCGCATCGTTGAGAATTTCGGTCAGTAAAAATCGCATGAGACGATCGTCATCGACAATCATGATGCGTACGGGCAGTTTTGTAGTATCCAAGAAAATTACTCTCACTTGAGCGACACGTCAAAGTGCAGGATTACGGCGATCCAGCGATGCTGCCTCATCACAAGGAACCTGAAGATTTATAGGCCGATTTTCGAGAACGCGACGCTACTGATGGGGGGAAAGGAAAGCAGATTCTTAAAGAATCCGCCCTACTTCGAATTGTTTGTAACGGTCGTAGCGAAGGTACGGAATTACGCGTTTTTTTCGTTCAAACGACTCCACATTTCAAACAGACCTGAGAGTTATAGCGAGTATTCGGCCTATGCCTGCGACGCCTAGTCGGGACGTTCTGATCCGATCGGTTTGAGTGAATGCACGTGACGAAACAGGCCGATGCTTACGACCGCAGGGTCAATGCGTCGGCGGAGTCCGACGCGATACGGGCACTCCCCGAACGGAATCAAGATGGATCGCAGACACCCAATTTGGATGGGACCAACGGCATTCGCCGCCGCTACGCTCGCCGCGTTTGCGGGGTGCTCTGATGCGCCGGTCGCATCAACAACCGATCGACTTTCGCAAGAGAATGCGATCGAAACGCCGCGTCGATTTCAGTTGCCGGCCGACGTTCGTCCCGTGGCGCTCGAAATCTCGTCCACCGATCAGGAAACGATCGAGAATCCCTATTTGCTAACGCAGTTGCCAACTCCCTTCGCGTCGTCGGTGATTGGACTTCCTCCGCTGCCCGAAGCGGCCGATGTTGAGGAAGCCGCCGAGCCAGAGCCGGTTCCTGCGGCGCCTCGATATATGCCGCTGATCGAAGCGCAACCGCAGACCGCCCCCCGACCGGTCGCGATTCCGGAACCGCGTCTGGAAGAGCCGGAATCGTCGTTTTCGCTGGAAGAACCGCAAGTCTCCGGGCCATCTCTCGAAGCGCCGCATATGGGGCCGTCACAGATCGAAGGCTCGCGGTGGAGCCAAAATCCAGAGCCGACGCCGGCAGCACGGACGCCGGAACTCGCTCAGGAAGAACTGGAACTATTTCCGCTGCAGCCGGGAGTCCCCAGCCAACCGCAACCGCCGCACGAGATGCGCTCGCTCCCCGAAATGGCGAAGCCGCCGGAACTTTCGTCACAACCGCCGGTCTTCATGCCGCGTCTCGAAGCGAAGCCGGAAGCACAACCGCAGCATTTGCCCCCTCCGCCAGCGGCGCCGCTGGTGCAATCTGCGCCAGTTCTTTCAGAGCCGACTTCGTCGCCGCGGATCGCAATTCCGCCGCAGGCGTTTAATGAAGTTCCGCCGCCGCAACGCAACAACATGCTGGACCAACACGCGATGACCGCCGTTCGCGGTCGGGCCCAGTCGTTGGTCGAACATGGGTTTTCGCTCGCTCAACGCGGCGCCTTTTTCTCGGCCCGCGCCGAACTAATTCAAGCGCTCCGGCTGCTGACGCAAACGCTCGATACCGAACGGCATACGCATCAATACAGCGATGCGTTGGCGGAAGGATTGCTCGCGTTGGATGAAGCCAGCGACTTTGTGCCAGAGGGATCGCAGTTGGAAGCGAACATCAACTTGCCACTCTTGATTCAATCGCACCGGACGCCGATTCTAAAGAACGTCGACGCAACCCAACTCACGCCGTTGGTCGCCGCGCAGCAATACTTCTCCCATGCTCAAGATCGGCTGGCGCTGGCCTGTGGCGGCGTTCCCGAAGCGTCCGCCGCTTT
The nucleotide sequence above comes from Blastopirellula sp. J2-11. Encoded proteins:
- the prfB gene encoding peptide chain release factor 2 (programmed frameshift), whose protein sequence is MDRDTIDRAETIRQRLTQLQDSLDYASKKETLTATEAKMAAPDFWDNQEIAQTVVGQLKSLKSILEPLDACAGAVGDLDAMLEMAEEDDSFDAEAKAEVARLESELDQLELKALLNGQHDACGALVSIHARDGGTDANDWAEMLLRMYSHWAAENDYTVELIDRADNEEAGINSATFAVRGVMAYGYLKGESGMHRLVRISPFNSEGKRQTSFAAVDVSPEIPDSEEVEINEEDVRIDTYRASGAGGQHVNKTDSAIRLTHIPTGVVVQCQNERSQHKNRAQAWKMLRSRIARIEEERREAEEAARYKTQAKVGFGSQIRNYFLHPDQRVKDARTGHYVGSFHAVMDGDIQGFLDAYLRWRVGQGDKEGK
- a CDS encoding tetratricopeptide repeat protein, whose protein sequence is MDRRHPIWMGPTAFAAATLAAFAGCSDAPVASTTDRLSQENAIETPRRFQLPADVRPVALEISSTDQETIENPYLLTQLPTPFASSVIGLPPLPEAADVEEAAEPEPVPAAPRYMPLIEAQPQTAPRPVAIPEPRLEEPESSFSLEEPQVSGPSLEAPHMGPSQIEGSRWSQNPEPTPAARTPELAQEELELFPLQPGVPSQPQPPHEMRSLPEMAKPPELSSQPPVFMPRLEAKPEAQPQHLPPPPAAPLVQSAPVLSEPTSSPRIAIPPQAFNEVPPPQRNNMLDQHAMTAVRGRAQSLVEHGFSLAQRGAFFSARAELIQALRLLTQTLDTERHTHQYSDALAEGLLALDEASDFVPEGSQLEANINLPLLIQSHRTPILKNVDATQLTPLVAAQQYFSHAQDRLALACGGVPEASAALYGLAKLQPFLKSGSGGDKALIGPRSIALHQSAFLADPQNIMAANELGVMLARYGQLTDAKQVFISGLRQHSLAETWNNLAKVHEMLGEQDLAKLARQEAQYAIANGGVAPKSNFVRWISPEAFAAQQRTDATAIGPQRPDVSRQPQPSQQR
- the thrS gene encoding threonine--tRNA ligase, whose amino-acid sequence is MLEVHLPDGNVKSYDIAITPMDVAADIGAGLAKATLAAQIDGQTVGFDAPLPTEGSVNLRLLTNKDKEALGVMRHSCAHIMARAVMRLFDGVQLAFGPTIEGGFYYDFDLEHKLTAEDFPAIEAEMKKIIKENEPFERIEESREGALAVVKDIDQHYKIEHIETGLSGHDTLSFYRQGEFIDLCRGPHVPRPKSIGAYKLLSVAGAYWKGSSDNKQLQRVYATAFFNKDDLAAHLEKLEEAKRRDHRTLGKQLELFAINPLVGQGLILWLPKGAVVRQQLTDFVSEQLKKHEYESVYTPNIGKVDLYKTSGHYPYYKESQFPPIHVSDDEEYLLKPMNCPHHIMIYKNRPRSYRELPVRLSEFGTVYRYEQSGELNGMTRVRGFCQDDAHIFCMEEQVEEEFRKCIEMTQYVLNSLGLTDYRVRLGFRDPDNGKYVGNSKVWDRAEQSLVSVCKNMGIDAVAEAGEAAFYGPKADFVVNDCLGREWQLGTVQLDYNLPSTERFALEYVGADNQMHRPVMIHRAPFGSLERFMGVLIEHFAGAFPLWLAPEQVRVLVVSQKFEEYARKVEAELKQAGFRVKGDYRPEKIGSKIRDAQLELIPYMFVIGGREMETESVAVRDRIDGDLGSMKVAEAIDKLKQEVAERKVRQVFTGSAGLGTAATGTTDEY
- a CDS encoding PleD family two-component system response regulator, producing the protein MDTTKLPVRIMIVDDDRLMRFLLTEILNDAGFETRTAENCKQALILFDEFEPDLVFCDWELPDAAGVDFVRHIRYVQQDRRPFIMMVSAHQSSSALELALNAGANDFLSKPIKKEELLARTAEAQRVQYLEQQLRGLELSGHLTVSRGYYSLYAS
- a CDS encoding aminotransferase class IV, which translates into the protein MTRPIAFHTGKWIPLSELSVPIDDLGFVMGTTIVEQLRTFGGKVFRLEQHLARLRDSLAIVGLEIPYTDADLSQVVQEIVAHNHPLLAPGDDLGVAMFITPGSMDHPGKSPMVCIHSRPIAFGGFASKFVAGQALVVPPTRQTPVECWPRQLKVRSRVHYYLADLEAQKIEAKSRAVLLDLDGHVMEATTANLVVHFAGEGLVAPPRDLVLPGISIAALEDYARQLGIAYNQRPMTPADVARADEILLTSTSPCVLPCHRWNGKQVGSGKPGPVFERLISAWGESVGLDIRAQAAQFARRD